From the genome of Pseudomonas migulae:
CGACTGGCCGCTGCACGGGCGAAACTGGCCGAGTATCCGCCGTTGTTGCACGCCGTGCCGAACCCAACCACCGGAGAACGTCGATGAACGATCACGCAAAGCCATCGGACGAGCAACTGGTGGCCTACCTCGACGACCAACTCGATACTGACCAGCGCAGCCGCATCGACGCGGCCATCGCCGAAGATTCGGCGCTCAACCTGCGCCTGCAATGGCTGGCCCGCAGCAGCCTGCCATTCCGCGAGGCCTACGATGAAGTGACACAACAGGCACCGGTGGATCGCTTGCACGCCATGCTCGACACCTTGCCCTCGCCTGCCCGGCCCGCGATGAGTCGACGCTGGTTTCTTGCCGCGGCGGCCGGTCTGGTGGTGAGCGGTGTGTTGGCGGACCGGTTGTTTCTCGGCTGGCAATCGAGTCGGCCAAAAAACAACTGGCGCGGGCTGGTGGCGGATTATATGGCGCTGTACGTGCCACAAACCCTGGAACACCTGCCCAGCGACGAAGCCACTCAGCGGGCGCAATTGCGCACCCTCGACGAACGCCTGGGCTTAAGCCTTTTGCCTGGGCAACTGGCCCTGCCACGCCTCGAACTCAAACGCGCGCAAATTCTCGAGTACGACGGCATGCCCATCGCCCAGATTACTTATCTGGACCCCGCGCATGGTCCCATGGCGTTGTGCATCACCCGTTCCAACAGCGGCAGCCGGCACTTCGCGCACGAGCGTCGACACGGGATGAACGTGGTGTATTGGGCGGACATGGAGCATGCGTGGATGCTGATCGGGCATAACCCGGCGTCGGAGCTTGAGGAGATGGCGAAGGTGTTGCGCGGCCGGCTTAGTGCCTAGACGCGGAGCGTGGGAACGATCGTCAGGCAGGGGTCGGCAGCCATAGGC
Proteins encoded in this window:
- a CDS encoding anti-sigma factor family protein, yielding MNDHAKPSDEQLVAYLDDQLDTDQRSRIDAAIAEDSALNLRLQWLARSSLPFREAYDEVTQQAPVDRLHAMLDTLPSPARPAMSRRWFLAAAAGLVVSGVLADRLFLGWQSSRPKNNWRGLVADYMALYVPQTLEHLPSDEATQRAQLRTLDERLGLSLLPGQLALPRLELKRAQILEYDGMPIAQITYLDPAHGPMALCITRSNSGSRHFAHERRHGMNVVYWADMEHAWMLIGHNPASELEEMAKVLRGRLSA